From the Desulfovibrio sp. UIB00 genome, one window contains:
- a CDS encoding MFS transporter, with amino-acid sequence MVPVYYWLPALGCLGMGFMFLNVSAVAEQFRSLFSLNYAGLGVFLSAPFWAHTLVQVPAGLVVDRLGTLRTLALSALLCAVGGFVPLLLPHNMVLAVCMRMLIGLATGLLFLSMVSAVKTLCPPAFMSRAQGLQGAAFSLGTMVPFIVLPYFGENGWAAAYILGALMSVALLASLLCPPLAPLRRETGTTPSSAGNVLRVLGQVARNRRLWFIGCCHGFSFGTITALGNWLSVMLADSASSGAVAGSSNAEAWALSTSLVLLAGTMARIAGGELGRAVPKQKLLVSLVLGIGLFYLLLALAGSTWMLLACAFALAVCCGGTYASVFTLTIEAAGASHTATGIGFMSMLANCVNVGLILLLGVVREYLGGFAPALALCSVCVLLLLLWGRSIKWQCREE; translated from the coding sequence ATGGTTCCCGTTTATTACTGGCTTCCCGCTCTGGGCTGTCTGGGCATGGGTTTTATGTTTCTGAACGTATCTGCCGTGGCGGAGCAGTTCAGGAGTCTTTTCAGCCTGAATTACGCAGGGCTTGGTGTTTTTCTCAGCGCGCCCTTTTGGGCGCACACGCTGGTGCAGGTTCCTGCTGGCCTTGTGGTGGACAGGCTGGGCACACTGCGCACACTGGCGCTCTCGGCTCTTCTGTGCGCCGTTGGGGGCTTTGTGCCATTGCTCCTGCCGCACAACATGGTTCTGGCCGTGTGTATGCGCATGCTCATCGGGCTGGCTACGGGCTTGCTGTTTCTTTCAATGGTTTCAGCCGTCAAGACCCTGTGTCCCCCGGCCTTCATGAGCCGGGCGCAAGGCTTGCAGGGTGCGGCATTCAGCCTGGGGACAATGGTTCCCTTTATCGTGCTCCCATATTTTGGCGAAAACGGCTGGGCGGCAGCCTATATTCTGGGTGCTCTTATGTCCGTGGCCTTGTTGGCGTCACTCCTGTGCCCGCCCCTTGCGCCGCTGCGCCGCGAAACCGGAACAACACCAAGCTCTGCGGGCAATGTGCTGCGCGTGCTGGGGCAGGTGGCGCGCAACAGGCGGCTGTGGTTTATCGGTTGCTGCCACGGATTTTCTTTCGGCACCATAACGGCTCTGGGCAACTGGCTTTCCGTGATGCTGGCAGACAGCGCCAGTTCTGGGGCCGTTGCAGGCAGCAGCAACGCAGAAGCCTGGGCCTTGTCAACAAGCCTTGTGCTGCTGGCGGGTACAATGGCGCGGATTGCAGGCGGTGAACTTGGCCGCGCCGTGCCCAAGCAGAAACTTCTTGTGAGCCTTGTGCTCGGCATCGGGCTTTTTTATCTGCTTTTAGCTCTGGCGGGCAGCACCTGGATGTTGCTGGCCTGCGCCTTTGCACTGGCTGTGTGCTGCGGCGGCACCTATGCCTCTGTTTTTACCCTGACCATCGAGGCCGCTGGGGCCAGCCATACGGCAACGGGCATCGGCTTCATGTCCATGCTTGCCAACTGCGTGAATGTGGGCCTGATTCTGCTGCTGGGCGTGGTGCGCGAATATTTAGGCGGCTTTGCTCCGGCTCTGGCGCTCTGCAGCGTGTGCGTGCTGCTCCTGCTTTTGTGGGGGCGCTCCATCAAGTGGCAATGCCGGGAAGAATAA
- a CDS encoding heavy metal translocating P-type ATPase: MSTTTDKACPLRFDISGMHCAACSSRIERVVGRMEGVEKISVNLAAASAEVWPGDGQDSDLQQKIMERVAALGFSAAPAADDDAARQFEEGKARAAADIKARLSRLLPMVAFAAPLLVISMGHMLGLPLPQALDPHLSPRAFMLAQLVLTLPVVWLGRHFYVDGIKALMRKAPAMDSLVAVGTGAAFLFSLGNTLLGLAGSEPMTRAMNLYYESCAVLLTMIEFGQYLEAVAKRRAGDAMGALMSLTPETALRLNPDDTAAAPEEMPLAQIRVGDHLLLRPGGRVPVDGTVLTGKSAVDLSLLTGESIPVPIGPGDRLAAGSVNGEGSLTFVADAVGGNTRLARIIRLVREAQGSKAPIARLADKVSFYFVPAVMAIALVAALAWLVFSSEPITTPLTIFVAVLVMACPCAMGLATPMSIMVGTGRGAQLGVLIKNGAALEQAGHISVLAVDKTGTLTTGKPVMTGMTLLDAPVGMDENALLGMAASLEARSEHPLALALVGAARERNLASLLVDDVQIAPGMGISGRVKLDGVDYGLAVGNITFMTERGLVVSEEAQQRLALLAEAGQTPLLLALENNGSTSLAGILALADALRPESASVVAALRGMGVRVVMLTGDNERTAKAVAALAGVEEIAAGLLPADKAAYVRRMQDEGHVVGMVGDGINDAPALAAANVGMAVGTGVDVSAEAGDIVLMRDGMEAVLTALALSRATMRNIRQNLFWAFGYNVLGLPVAAGLLHAFGGPMLSPMLAGTAMALSSVSVVTNALRLRFFKITR, translated from the coding sequence ATGAGTACAACGACGGATAAAGCCTGCCCTTTGCGTTTTGACATCAGCGGCATGCACTGCGCCGCCTGCTCCTCACGTATTGAGCGGGTAGTGGGCCGCATGGAAGGGGTGGAAAAAATCAGCGTGAACCTAGCTGCGGCCAGTGCTGAAGTTTGGCCTGGCGATGGGCAGGACAGCGATTTGCAGCAAAAGATCATGGAACGCGTAGCCGCCTTAGGGTTCAGCGCGGCTCCCGCTGCGGACGATGACGCCGCCCGTCAGTTTGAAGAAGGCAAGGCCAGAGCTGCGGCAGATATCAAGGCGCGCCTGAGCCGTCTGCTGCCCATGGTTGCCTTTGCCGCCCCTCTGCTGGTTATCTCCATGGGACACATGCTCGGCCTGCCATTGCCGCAGGCGCTTGATCCGCACCTTTCTCCACGCGCCTTCATGCTGGCGCAGCTTGTGCTCACCTTGCCCGTGGTATGGCTGGGGCGTCATTTCTATGTGGACGGCATAAAGGCTCTCATGCGCAAGGCCCCGGCCATGGACAGCCTTGTGGCTGTGGGCACGGGCGCGGCTTTTTTGTTCAGCCTTGGCAACACCCTGCTGGGGCTTGCTGGCAGCGAACCCATGACCCGCGCCATGAACCTGTATTATGAATCCTGCGCCGTGCTGCTGACCATGATCGAATTCGGGCAGTATCTGGAGGCCGTTGCCAAACGTCGCGCTGGCGATGCAATGGGCGCGCTCATGAGCCTGACGCCGGAAACTGCTTTGCGGCTCAACCCTGACGATACCGCCGCCGCGCCGGAAGAAATGCCTCTGGCCCAGATACGCGTGGGCGATCATCTGTTGTTGCGGCCTGGGGGGCGCGTGCCCGTTGACGGCACCGTGCTGACCGGCAAAAGCGCTGTTGATCTGTCGCTGCTCACGGGTGAATCCATCCCGGTACCCATCGGACCGGGGGACAGGCTGGCGGCGGGCAGCGTAAACGGCGAAGGCTCGCTGACATTTGTGGCTGACGCCGTGGGTGGCAACACCCGCCTTGCCCGCATCATACGGCTGGTGCGCGAAGCACAGGGCAGCAAAGCCCCCATCGCCCGACTGGCCGACAAGGTAAGTTTTTATTTTGTGCCCGCCGTCATGGCCATTGCCCTTGTGGCGGCCCTTGCATGGCTTGTGTTCAGCTCTGAACCCATTACAACGCCGCTGACGATTTTTGTGGCTGTGCTGGTCATGGCCTGCCCATGCGCCATGGGCCTTGCCACGCCCATGTCCATCATGGTGGGCACGGGGCGGGGCGCGCAGCTTGGCGTGCTGATCAAGAACGGCGCTGCCCTGGAGCAGGCCGGGCATATCAGCGTGCTGGCCGTGGACAAAACAGGCACCCTCACCACGGGCAAACCCGTGATGACAGGCATGACCCTGCTGGATGCTCCCGTTGGCATGGACGAAAATGCGCTGCTGGGCATGGCCGCCTCATTGGAGGCGCGCTCCGAGCATCCGCTGGCACTGGCCCTTGTGGGCGCTGCAAGGGAGCGCAATCTCGCATCCCTGCTCGTGGATGATGTGCAGATAGCGCCCGGCATGGGTATTTCGGGCCGGGTGAAGCTGGATGGCGTGGACTACGGCCTTGCCGTGGGCAACATAACCTTCATGACTGAGCGCGGGCTCGTCGTGTCGGAAGAAGCGCAGCAAAGGCTGGCCCTGCTGGCAGAGGCCGGGCAGACGCCCCTGCTGCTGGCTCTTGAAAACAATGGCAGTACAAGCCTTGCGGGTATTCTGGCCCTTGCGGACGCCCTGCGGCCCGAATCCGCTTCTGTGGTGGCGGCCCTGCGCGGTATGGGCGTGCGCGTGGTCATGTTGACGGGCGACAATGAGCGCACCGCAAAAGCCGTGGCGGCTCTGGCTGGCGTGGAGGAAATTGCCGCCGGGCTGCTGCCCGCAGACAAGGCCGCCTATGTGCGGCGGATGCAGGATGAAGGGCATGTGGTGGGCATGGTGGGCGACGGCATCAACGATGCCCCGGCCCTGGCTGCCGCCAATGTGGGCATGGCAGTGGGCACGGGAGTGGACGTGAGCGCCGAGGCGGGCGACATAGTGCTCATGCGGGACGGCATGGAGGCCGTGCTCACGGCTCTGGCGCTCTCGCGAGCGACCATGCGCAACATCCGCCAGAATCTCTTTTGGGCATTCGGCTACAACGTGCTCGGCCTGCCTGTGGCGGCAGGGCTGCTGCATGCTTTTGGCGGCCCTATGCTTTCGCCCATGCTGGCGGGCACGGCCATGGCGCTGTCTTCTGTTTCCGTAGTTACCAACGCCCTGCGTCTGCGTTTTTTCAAGATTACACGCTAG
- a CDS encoding tRNA (adenine-N1)-methyltransferase, translated as MIPFGTLVVYVTPKGRRYVKRLVEGQDWHSNDGTLVSADVAQADLGSVVYTNQNVPIQVMEATLYDRLKGLKRQTQIIYPKDIAYICLRLGAGPGRTIIEAGCGSGGLTTGLSWFCGPTGHVVSHEAREEFMKLARRNLEWAGVGENVELHNRDVAEGFAVTGADALFLDVRTPWEYLDHALAAVRPGASFGFLLPTVDQVSKLLLGLERGPFADVEVCEILIRRWKPVADRLRPEDRMTAHTGFLVFARQQNRSADFDSRKPMGTRERKQEAARQARLGLTDEAPEALEGDME; from the coding sequence ATGATTCCCTTCGGTACGCTCGTCGTTTATGTAACCCCCAAGGGCCGCCGCTATGTCAAACGCCTCGTTGAAGGCCAGGATTGGCACAGCAACGATGGCACCCTTGTTTCCGCCGATGTGGCGCAGGCCGATCTTGGCTCTGTGGTCTACACCAACCAGAATGTTCCCATTCAGGTGATGGAAGCCACCCTGTACGATCGGCTCAAGGGGCTCAAACGCCAGACGCAGATCATCTACCCCAAGGATATCGCTTACATCTGCCTGCGCCTCGGCGCTGGGCCGGGGCGTACCATCATTGAGGCGGGGTGCGGTTCCGGCGGCCTGACCACGGGGCTTTCGTGGTTCTGCGGCCCCACTGGGCACGTGGTGAGCCATGAGGCCCGTGAGGAATTCATGAAGCTGGCGCGCCGCAACCTTGAGTGGGCTGGCGTGGGCGAAAATGTGGAACTGCACAACCGCGATGTGGCCGAAGGCTTTGCCGTGACCGGTGCGGATGCGCTCTTCCTTGATGTGCGCACCCCATGGGAATACCTCGACCATGCCCTGGCTGCGGTGCGCCCCGGTGCGAGCTTCGGCTTTTTGCTGCCCACGGTGGATCAGGTGAGCAAGCTGCTGCTGGGCTTAGAGCGTGGCCCCTTTGCCGATGTGGAAGTGTGCGAGATTCTTATTCGCCGCTGGAAGCCCGTGGCTGACCGCCTGCGCCCCGAAGACCGCATGACAGCCCACACGGGCTTTCTGGTCTTTGCCCGCCAGCAGAATCGTAGCGCGGATTTTGATTCGCGCAAGCCCATGGGCACGCGCGAGCGCAAGCAGGAAGCCGCCCGTCAGGCCCGCCTGGGCCTCACTGACGAAGCCCCTGAAGCTCTTGAAGGCGATATGGAATGA
- a CDS encoding M99 family carboxypeptidase catalytic domain-containing protein: protein MQTQTTRIISIFWAGKGRFQALLFFFLCCFLVAAPSVAAPGNFTLDFTTIRLGDDALAQAIPAIVRTEDSVAANAGTDAAAQLATPASPVVLVVGGIQGDEPGGFSAATLLTTHYTIRKGVLWVVPNLNFPSIIKRSRGLHGDMNRKFAKLDDRDPEFGTVRRIQELISHPRVALVLNLHDGSGYYRPSFEDKLRNPNRWGQSVIIDQEALDGVFMGSLGNEARQAAESANSKLLSPQHALHVHNTKTAEGDHEMDKSLSYYAVRQGKAAFGLEASKEFPVEVRAYYHLLMVESFLAQAGVEFTRGFALTPEGVREALLDKLDVTFADNKVFLPLEDVRPAINLLPLSKDAPAQAVTSKPIMAVLPCAKGEEGQYCVHYGNRMITLIRPDWREMDHSITSMKVLADGRETEAPFGQVLEVTKSLLVQPAEGYRVNAIGYDSGRKDESGETMTLKDFQSRFSVDRQGRLYRVEVYKDQRFSGMFLVRFGSGSNRLTSKETPSVPTDRLPDKPGQESNLGF from the coding sequence ATGCAAACACAAACCACACGCATCATCAGCATATTTTGGGCGGGCAAGGGCCGTTTTCAAGCCCTTCTGTTCTTTTTCCTGTGCTGTTTTTTGGTGGCTGCGCCGTCAGTGGCGGCACCCGGCAACTTCACGCTGGACTTTACAACCATCCGGCTGGGCGACGATGCGCTGGCGCAGGCCATCCCCGCAATTGTGCGCACTGAGGATAGTGTTGCTGCAAACGCCGGTACTGATGCCGCCGCGCAGCTGGCGACTCCTGCTTCGCCAGTGGTGCTGGTGGTTGGCGGCATTCAGGGTGACGAACCGGGAGGATTTTCTGCCGCGACCTTGCTGACCACGCACTACACCATCCGCAAAGGCGTGTTGTGGGTGGTACCCAATCTCAATTTTCCCAGCATTATCAAAAGGTCACGCGGACTGCACGGCGACATGAACCGCAAGTTCGCCAAACTTGACGACCGCGACCCCGAATTTGGCACTGTTCGCCGTATTCAGGAACTCATAAGCCACCCCCGCGTGGCGCTGGTGCTCAACCTGCACGATGGCAGCGGTTATTACCGCCCCTCCTTTGAGGACAAGCTGCGCAACCCCAATCGCTGGGGGCAGTCTGTAATCATTGACCAGGAAGCGCTTGACGGCGTTTTCATGGGTTCACTGGGGAATGAAGCCCGGCAGGCCGCAGAATCGGCCAACAGCAAGCTGCTCTCTCCGCAACACGCCCTGCACGTGCACAATACCAAAACCGCCGAGGGCGATCACGAAATGGACAAAAGCCTTTCCTACTATGCCGTGCGGCAGGGAAAGGCTGCCTTTGGGCTGGAAGCCAGCAAGGAATTTCCTGTTGAAGTGCGGGCATACTACCACCTGCTGATGGTGGAGTCGTTTCTTGCCCAGGCTGGAGTGGAATTTACACGCGGCTTTGCGCTTACGCCCGAGGGAGTCCGCGAAGCCCTGCTGGACAAGCTTGACGTTACTTTTGCCGACAACAAGGTCTTTCTGCCGCTTGAAGATGTGCGCCCAGCCATCAATCTGCTGCCACTCTCCAAGGATGCTCCAGCACAGGCTGTCACATCCAAGCCCATCATGGCAGTGCTGCCCTGCGCCAAGGGCGAAGAAGGCCAGTACTGCGTGCACTATGGCAACCGCATGATCACGCTTATCCGCCCCGACTGGCGCGAAATGGATCATAGCATTACAAGTATGAAGGTGCTGGCGGACGGACGCGAAACCGAAGCCCCCTTCGGGCAGGTGCTGGAAGTGACCAAAAGTCTGCTCGTGCAGCCAGCGGAAGGCTACCGCGTCAACGCCATTGGTTATGACAGCGGCCGCAAGGACGAAAGCGGCGAGACCATGACCCTCAAGGATTTTCAATCCCGCTTTTCCGTTGATCGTCAGGGCAGGCTGTATCGCGTTGAAGTGTACAAAGACCAGCGCTTCAGCGGCATGTTTCTGGTGCGTTTTGGTTCGGGCAGCAACCGCCTGACAAGCAAGGAAACTCCGTCCGTTCCCACGGACAGACTGCCCGACAAACCGGGGCAGGAATCAAATCTGGGGTTCTGA
- a CDS encoding heavy-metal-associated domain-containing protein, whose translation MKTLKVNGMRCGHCKAAVEEAAAKISGVANPQVSLEDKELRFEESGPVDLQALKTAISNIGFDPE comes from the coding sequence ATGAAAACCCTGAAAGTCAATGGCATGCGTTGCGGCCACTGCAAGGCCGCTGTAGAAGAAGCTGCGGCAAAAATATCTGGCGTTGCCAATCCCCAGGTCAGCCTTGAGGATAAAGAACTGCGCTTTGAAGAAAGCGGGCCGGTGGATTTGCAGGCCTTGAAGACAGCCATCAGCAACATTGGGTTTGACCCTGAATAA
- the ade gene encoding adenine deaminase, translated as MKNRINMAAGSEPADILITNARVVDVFSGLVRQDSVAIGDGVFLGFGQREAREVVDAQGAYLLPGFIDAHIHLESSMVTPARFAEMALPHGTTSVVADPHELANVCGTAALRFLLASAQTLPLSIFLALPSCVPATPFEDSGAVLQAKDLAPFMDDPHVASLGEMMNYPGVLSGDPEVLEKIALSRSRRKPVDGHAPALLGRELDAYLCTGIANTHECTTAEEFHQNLMRGCRIFLRDGSAARNLPALAPLVTPGNCHRCAFCCDDRHASELLTAGHMDEVLRKAVALGMDPVTAVRICTLNAAEAEGLQGKGAIAPGYDADCVLVDDLASFNVRMTFAGGRQIAAEGRMLALLADPPLNDLTNTVRLAPLPDDVFALPLPSGRARVIRLHPGSLVTDAEEHDVTCTNGLFDTRQNDGLCKLAVVERHKATGKVGVGILAGYGLRNAAVATSVSHDSHNIVVCGDNDADMLAAVRRVAAMGGGIAVAGEGRILEELPLPVAGLMTHEAPETVVRALDAIHGLLHGHGIPANVAPLMALSFMALPVIPSLKLTARGLFSVADWRFVSVDAAARP; from the coding sequence ATGAAAAACCGCATCAACATGGCCGCCGGAAGCGAACCGGCGGATATACTCATCACAAACGCCAGAGTTGTTGATGTTTTTTCCGGTCTGGTGCGGCAGGATTCCGTAGCCATCGGCGACGGCGTTTTTCTGGGGTTCGGCCAGCGCGAAGCCCGCGAAGTGGTGGACGCCCAGGGGGCCTATCTGCTGCCCGGCTTCATCGATGCCCACATTCATCTGGAATCCAGCATGGTCACTCCGGCGCGCTTTGCCGAAATGGCCCTGCCCCACGGCACCACATCCGTGGTGGCCGACCCGCACGAACTGGCGAATGTGTGCGGTACTGCGGCCTTGCGCTTCTTGCTTGCCAGCGCCCAGACCCTGCCCCTGAGCATCTTTCTGGCCCTGCCCTCGTGCGTTCCGGCCACGCCCTTTGAAGACAGCGGCGCTGTGCTGCAAGCCAAAGATCTGGCCCCCTTCATGGACGACCCGCACGTTGCCTCGCTGGGCGAAATGATGAACTACCCCGGCGTGCTCAGCGGCGATCCCGAAGTGCTGGAAAAGATTGCCCTGAGCCGTTCGCGGCGCAAGCCCGTTGACGGGCACGCCCCGGCCCTGCTGGGCAGGGAACTTGACGCCTACCTGTGCACAGGCATTGCCAATACGCACGAATGCACCACGGCTGAAGAATTTCACCAGAACCTCATGCGCGGCTGCCGCATCTTTTTGCGTGACGGCTCCGCAGCGCGCAACCTGCCTGCGCTGGCTCCACTGGTCACACCCGGCAACTGCCACCGCTGCGCCTTCTGCTGCGACGATCGTCACGCCTCCGAGCTGCTGACGGCGGGACATATGGATGAAGTGCTGCGCAAGGCCGTGGCTCTGGGCATGGACCCCGTCACCGCAGTGCGCATATGCACCCTCAATGCCGCCGAGGCCGAGGGGCTGCAAGGCAAGGGGGCCATTGCCCCTGGCTATGACGCCGACTGCGTGCTGGTTGACGATCTGGCGTCCTTCAATGTGCGCATGACCTTTGCGGGCGGTCGACAGATCGCTGCGGAGGGCCGCATGCTCGCCCTGCTGGCGGATCCGCCACTGAACGACCTGACCAATACCGTGCGGCTTGCGCCCCTGCCGGATGATGTATTTGCGCTGCCCCTGCCATCGGGCCGTGCTCGGGTTATCCGCCTGCACCCCGGTTCGCTGGTGACGGATGCCGAAGAGCACGACGTCACCTGCACCAATGGACTTTTTGACACCCGCCAGAACGATGGCCTGTGCAAACTGGCCGTTGTGGAACGGCACAAGGCCACGGGCAAGGTGGGCGTGGGCATTCTGGCCGGATACGGCCTGCGCAACGCGGCTGTGGCAACCTCAGTAAGCCACGACTCGCACAATATTGTGGTCTGCGGCGACAACGATGCAGACATGCTGGCCGCCGTGCGCCGGGTTGCCGCCATGGGCGGCGGCATCGCCGTTGCGGGCGAAGGCCGGATTCTTGAGGAGCTGCCCCTGCCTGTGGCAGGGCTGATGACCCACGAAGCCCCGGAAACCGTGGTGCGCGCACTGGATGCCATCCACGGTCTGCTGCACGGGCACGGCATTCCGGCCAATGTGGCTCCGCTCATGGCCCTGAGCTTTATGGCCCTACCTGTGATTCCCTCACTCAAGCTGACCGCGCGCGGTCTTTTTTCCGTTGCCGACTGGCGCTTTGTTTCAGTAGACGCGGCAGCGCGGCCCTGA
- a CDS encoding NAD(P)H-dependent glycerol-3-phosphate dehydrogenase — protein sequence MSNPEICVAGGGSWGTALAHLLATNGYKTSLWLRDAAVAEAVCKQHENPRYLPGFALHPSLAATTDPAVLGREIVVLAVPCQQLRGWLAANAPFFRQKVVLVNAAKGIETANLATCAEVTAQSLGHLAPRYAALSGPSFAADVLRGLPTAVVLATADEALGHLLRQIFSGSAFRCYSSTDVMGVEMGGAVKNVMAIAAGVCDGLGLGHNSRAALITRGLAEMSRLGVARGAHPHTFMGLSGLGDLTLTCTGDLSRNRQVGLRLGRGEKLEHITTSLGMVAEGVKTTAAIHELARRLEVEAPLTDAVYSILYEDSDPQEVLHNLMSRRLRDE from the coding sequence ATGTCCAATCCTGAAATCTGCGTTGCAGGCGGCGGAAGCTGGGGCACAGCCCTGGCCCACCTGCTGGCAACAAACGGCTACAAGACCAGCCTCTGGCTGCGCGATGCCGCAGTGGCCGAGGCCGTGTGCAAACAACACGAAAACCCGCGCTATCTGCCAGGCTTTGCCCTGCACCCCAGCCTTGCAGCAACCACAGACCCTGCCGTTTTGGGCCGGGAAATCGTTGTGCTGGCAGTTCCCTGCCAGCAATTGCGGGGCTGGCTTGCCGCCAACGCCCCCTTCTTCCGCCAAAAGGTGGTGCTGGTAAATGCCGCCAAGGGCATTGAAACCGCAAACCTCGCCACCTGCGCAGAGGTAACGGCGCAGAGTCTGGGGCATCTTGCACCCCGCTACGCGGCGCTTTCAGGGCCGTCTTTTGCGGCGGACGTTCTGCGCGGTCTGCCCACGGCTGTGGTTCTGGCTACGGCGGACGAAGCTCTGGGGCACCTGCTGCGACAGATATTTTCCGGCAGTGCCTTTCGCTGCTACTCCAGCACCGACGTGATGGGTGTTGAAATGGGCGGCGCGGTCAAAAATGTCATGGCCATTGCAGCTGGCGTCTGCGACGGCCTCGGCCTTGGACACAACAGCCGCGCGGCGCTCATTACCCGTGGGCTGGCAGAAATGAGCCGTCTGGGAGTTGCGAGAGGAGCCCATCCGCATACCTTCATGGGTCTTTCCGGCCTTGGCGATCTCACCCTCACCTGCACGGGCGACCTTTCGCGTAATCGCCAGGTAGGCCTGCGGCTGGGGCGCGGCGAAAAGCTTGAACATATCACGACCAGTCTTGGAATGGTGGCCGAAGGTGTTAAAACCACAGCTGCCATTCACGAGCTTGCCCGCAGGCTTGAAGTTGAAGCGCCGCTTACGGACGCTGTGTACAGCATTCTGTATGAAGACAGCGACCCCCAAGAAGTGCTGCACAATCTTATGTCGCGCCGCCTGCGTGACGAATAA